A genomic stretch from Achromobacter spanius includes:
- a CDS encoding DUF502 domain-containing protein: MRLIKKYFITGLLIWVPLVITVWVLGLLVATLEGFVPGFLSSESLFGIDIPGFRFVLVIVVVLLTGVFAANLIGRTMVDQWENLLGRIPLVRSIYNSVKQVSDTVLAPNGQAFRRAVLVQYPRAGSWTIAFVTGTPSGEVASLMPGDHISVYVPTTPNPTSGFFLMMPRADAIDLQMSVDAALKYIVSMGVVAPAQAFTPGDRPAPLSPAPGVQDAPRGDS, translated from the coding sequence ATGCGCCTTATCAAAAAGTACTTCATCACCGGCCTGCTGATCTGGGTTCCCCTGGTCATCACGGTGTGGGTGCTGGGTTTGCTGGTCGCCACCCTGGAAGGGTTCGTGCCTGGCTTTCTGTCGTCCGAATCGCTGTTCGGCATCGACATCCCCGGCTTCCGCTTCGTGCTGGTCATCGTGGTGGTGCTGTTGACGGGCGTGTTTGCGGCCAACCTGATCGGCCGTACCATGGTGGACCAGTGGGAAAACCTGCTGGGCCGTATTCCGCTGGTGCGTTCCATCTACAACTCGGTCAAGCAGGTCAGCGATACCGTGCTTGCCCCGAACGGACAGGCGTTTCGCCGCGCGGTGCTGGTGCAGTATCCGCGGGCGGGTTCCTGGACCATCGCTTTCGTTACCGGCACCCCCAGCGGTGAAGTGGCCAGCCTGATGCCAGGCGACCACATCAGCGTGTATGTGCCGACGACGCCGAACCCCACGTCCGGCTTTTTCCTGATGATGCCTCGCGCCGACGCGATCGATCTTCAGATGAGCGTGGACGCGGCTTTGAAGTACATCGTTTCCATGGGCGTGGTCGCCCCGGCCCAGGCGTTCACGCCCGGGGACCGGCCGGCCCCGCTCTCTCCGGCGCCTGGCGTGCAAGACGCGCCTCGCGGCGATTCGTAA
- a CDS encoding FmdB family zinc ribbon protein, which translates to MPIYAYKCSACGHAKDVLQKISDAPLSVCPECGQSTFSKQVTAAGFQLKGSGWYVTDFRGNGSGGAASTGAAAEGGAPAAAPAATPAAAPATSAPAAGAPAAGSPAAGSPAAGSSAT; encoded by the coding sequence ATGCCCATCTACGCCTATAAGTGCAGCGCCTGCGGCCATGCCAAAGACGTCTTGCAGAAGATTTCCGATGCGCCCCTTTCGGTTTGCCCCGAATGCGGCCAAAGCACGTTTTCCAAGCAGGTGACCGCGGCTGGATTCCAGCTCAAGGGTTCCGGCTGGTACGTCACCGATTTTCGTGGCAATGGTTCCGGGGGCGCTGCGTCCACCGGGGCGGCAGCGGAAGGTGGGGCGCCCGCGGCGGCACCGGCAGCCACGCCGGCGGCGGCTCCTGCCACAAGCGCTCCTGCCGCAGGGGCGCCTGCCGCAGGGTCGCCTGCCGCAGGATCGCCTGCCGCAGGGTCGTCCGCCACCTAG
- a CDS encoding putative Na+/H+ antiporter, whose protein sequence is MPQPIEVVATILFAVAVLHTFSVPVFARLAHRGGPHAGIWHLLSEVEAVFGVWAFALIVTMAALSGPVTAIDYMDTRNFTEPLFVFVIMVVAASRPILEMVGLMVRIVARVLPLPRELATFFVVMSLVPLGGSFITEPAAMTLAAILLRDAYFRTSGRAGFKYLTLGVLFVNVSIGGVLTSYAAPPVLMVASTFGWDAAHMVQHFGWRAAVAVFLNAGILTFVCRKALMERSVGTGGGVDAPEGSDSRPPVPVLVILVHLAFLVAVVLTAHHPAIFMGLLMMFIGFSEAYKRHQNRLLIKEGLMVGFFLAGLVVLGGLQKWWLQDLLGGLEPFVLFWGATALTAITDNAALTYLGSLVEGTNETWRYMLVAGAVTGGGLTVIANAPNPAGFAILKNHFPDGSISSGRLFLSALAPTLVAAIMFLLPV, encoded by the coding sequence ATGCCTCAACCCATTGAAGTCGTCGCCACCATTCTGTTTGCCGTGGCGGTTCTTCATACCTTTTCCGTCCCTGTCTTTGCGCGGCTTGCCCACCGCGGCGGCCCGCACGCGGGCATTTGGCACCTGTTGTCCGAGGTGGAGGCCGTGTTCGGCGTCTGGGCGTTCGCACTGATCGTGACGATGGCGGCGCTGTCTGGTCCCGTTACCGCGATCGACTACATGGACACGCGCAACTTCACCGAGCCGCTGTTTGTCTTCGTGATCATGGTGGTGGCGGCCAGCCGGCCGATCCTGGAAATGGTGGGGCTGATGGTGCGCATCGTGGCGCGCGTGCTGCCGCTGCCGCGCGAGCTGGCGACGTTCTTCGTGGTGATGTCGCTGGTGCCGCTGGGCGGCTCCTTCATTACCGAGCCCGCCGCGATGACGCTGGCCGCCATCTTGCTGCGCGACGCCTATTTCCGCACGAGCGGCCGAGCCGGCTTTAAATACCTGACGCTGGGCGTGCTGTTCGTGAACGTGTCCATCGGCGGTGTGCTGACGTCGTACGCCGCGCCGCCGGTCCTGATGGTGGCCTCCACCTTCGGATGGGATGCCGCGCACATGGTGCAGCATTTCGGCTGGCGCGCCGCGGTGGCGGTCTTCCTGAACGCAGGCATCCTGACCTTCGTCTGCCGCAAGGCGCTGATGGAACGCTCTGTGGGCACGGGCGGCGGGGTGGACGCGCCGGAAGGGTCCGATTCGCGTCCGCCGGTGCCGGTGCTCGTCATCCTGGTGCATCTGGCGTTCCTGGTGGCCGTGGTGCTAACCGCGCATCACCCGGCCATCTTCATGGGCCTGCTGATGATGTTCATCGGCTTTTCGGAAGCCTATAAGCGCCATCAGAACCGTCTGCTGATCAAGGAAGGCCTGATGGTGGGCTTCTTCCTGGCCGGGTTGGTGGTGCTGGGCGGCTTGCAGAAATGGTGGTTGCAGGACTTGCTGGGCGGGTTGGAACCGTTCGTGCTGTTCTGGGGCGCCACGGCGCTGACGGCCATTACCGACAATGCCGCGCTGACGTACCTGGGCTCGCTGGTTGAAGGCACCAACGAGACGTGGCGCTACATGCTGGTGGCCGGCGCGGTGACGGGCGGCGGCTTGACCGTGATTGCCAACGCGCCCAATCCGGCGGGTTTTGCCATCCTGAAGAACCACTTCCCGGACGGCAGTATTTCGTCGGGCCGCCTGTTCCTGTCGGCCCTTGCGCCCACCCTGGTAGCGGCCATCATGTTCCTGCTTCCGGTATAG
- a CDS encoding DUF6999 family protein, translating into MSKEPDFLAKPHDPADPNPWLALYLDRSTPLPDKVKKAWLTDSSCASRQYLLPFLRPLARAFIILIQVVKTFLPRRWSHSKLLHRILAWGLNRFVSPEANWLILRHFHLGAQALAFIAANSPVPITTTPLQPMEIDDLKDELFVKHDLNLFNFVIRLNQALREAGVEMHAPETVDFSMIQDPPLKLEDMPQGKLNFLDLQSAIELFTPLYQLMLTDNDFWRAANSLQLDETIGIYTAKLLGAPQHLILVNNSHPLVPLSTLRAGYRLVLHGLSTEMLHSLLMEMKAAQQGAEPPAPIS; encoded by the coding sequence ATGAGCAAGGAACCCGATTTTCTGGCCAAGCCGCATGATCCGGCCGACCCCAACCCCTGGCTTGCCCTGTACCTGGACCGCAGCACGCCCTTGCCGGACAAGGTGAAGAAGGCCTGGCTGACGGATTCCAGTTGCGCCTCGCGCCAGTATCTGCTGCCGTTCCTGCGACCGCTGGCGCGTGCCTTCATCATCCTGATTCAGGTGGTGAAGACCTTCCTGCCGCGTCGCTGGTCGCATTCGAAGCTGCTGCATCGCATTCTGGCCTGGGGACTCAATCGCTTCGTCTCGCCCGAGGCCAACTGGCTGATCCTGCGCCACTTCCATCTGGGGGCGCAGGCGCTGGCGTTCATTGCCGCGAATTCGCCGGTGCCGATCACGACCACGCCGCTTCAGCCGATGGAGATTGATGATCTGAAGGACGAACTCTTCGTCAAGCACGACCTGAACCTGTTCAACTTCGTCATCCGCTTGAATCAGGCACTGCGCGAAGCCGGCGTGGAAATGCATGCGCCCGAGACAGTCGACTTCTCGATGATCCAGGACCCGCCGCTGAAGTTGGAAGACATGCCGCAAGGCAAGTTGAACTTCCTGGACCTGCAAAGCGCCATCGAACTGTTCACGCCGCTGTACCAACTGATGCTGACTGACAACGACTTCTGGCGTGCCGCCAATTCGTTGCAGCTGGACGAAACCATCGGCATCTACACGGCCAAGTTGCTGGGCGCGCCGCAGCACCTGATCCTGGTCAACAACAGCCATCCGCTGGTGCCGCTGTCGACCTTGCGCGCGGGTTACCGGCTGGTGCTGCATGGCTTGTCCACCGAGATGCTGCACAGCCTGTTGATGGAGATGAAGGCGGCGCAGCAGGGTGCGGAACCGCCCGCGCCGATCAGCTAG
- a CDS encoding iron-containing redox enzyme family protein has product MPIAFNRVYLESAGYFMPGEAVSNDAMDSYIAPLNRMSSRIKSRILAENGIKQRYYAIDPEGQTVYTNAQLAANAIRDCLRRNDSDLAAVSLLTSGSSGGDALMPGFANMIQGELAAQPMETLSVHGICAAGVSAIQVAAQGVEMGGHASALAVASELPSRLFKRSRFAARGYDADFDAHFLRWMLSDGAGALLLGNSGRALAGASQGVRLKLKWVHQRSFSGDYPVCMQLGLSADRQKGHLDYPSWNEAEADGALSLRQDIRLLPHLFDIGIHEYAKLVRDGWLDPDQVDHFLCHYSSEKFIPVVEDLMEKAGLVIPRERWFSNLAWRGNTGAASILIMLAEFLETREIKPGEQIFCYIPESGRFMAAYMLLEAEAVHAPAVAGTPASAVRPATRDDTQSDDADAIAPPHDPDMAPQGLGQLLTELAAIWHDYRSRVWRTPVVRRLRNRQFQTADYLNWMENWIPQVREGSKWMREGAASLTEQYAPLAALIDMHAGEEQNDFQILFQDYRTAGGVVDNIDALRRNPGGEALNAYLHGLAATRDPIGLLGAIYIIEGTGQRIVPALLPLLKASLKLPPDAFRFLEYHGHNDEHHLARWLSAVELALDCDEDGRAEQRIVDTARRTAALYLMQFHHVMEGDAA; this is encoded by the coding sequence ATGCCCATTGCGTTTAATCGTGTCTACCTGGAAAGCGCCGGCTATTTCATGCCGGGCGAAGCCGTGTCCAACGACGCCATGGACAGCTACATCGCGCCGCTGAACCGGATGTCCAGCCGCATCAAAAGCCGCATCCTTGCCGAGAACGGCATCAAGCAGCGCTACTACGCCATCGACCCGGAAGGGCAGACCGTCTACACCAACGCGCAACTGGCGGCCAACGCCATCCGCGACTGCCTGCGGCGCAATGACAGCGACCTTGCCGCCGTGTCCTTGCTGACCAGCGGATCGTCGGGTGGCGATGCGCTGATGCCGGGCTTTGCCAACATGATCCAGGGCGAGCTTGCCGCGCAGCCGATGGAAACGCTGTCGGTGCATGGCATTTGCGCGGCGGGTGTGTCGGCGATCCAGGTGGCCGCGCAGGGTGTGGAGATGGGCGGACACGCCAGCGCTCTGGCCGTGGCCAGCGAATTGCCGTCGCGCCTGTTCAAGCGATCGCGCTTTGCGGCGCGTGGCTATGACGCGGACTTTGACGCGCACTTCCTGCGCTGGATGCTGTCGGATGGCGCGGGCGCCTTGCTGCTGGGCAACTCGGGCCGCGCGCTGGCGGGCGCGTCGCAGGGCGTCAGGTTGAAACTGAAATGGGTGCATCAGCGCTCGTTCTCGGGCGACTACCCCGTGTGCATGCAACTGGGCCTGTCTGCTGACCGCCAAAAGGGCCATCTGGATTATCCGTCCTGGAATGAGGCCGAGGCCGACGGCGCGCTGTCACTGCGCCAGGACATCCGCCTGTTGCCGCATCTGTTCGACATCGGCATCCACGAGTACGCCAAGCTGGTGCGAGACGGCTGGCTGGATCCTGATCAGGTCGACCATTTCCTGTGCCATTACTCGTCAGAAAAATTCATTCCCGTAGTCGAAGACCTGATGGAAAAGGCGGGATTGGTGATCCCGCGCGAACGCTGGTTCAGCAACCTGGCCTGGCGTGGCAACACGGGCGCGGCGTCGATCCTGATCATGCTGGCCGAATTTTTGGAAACGCGCGAGATCAAGCCGGGCGAACAGATCTTCTGCTACATCCCCGAGTCGGGGCGCTTCATGGCGGCCTATATGCTGCTGGAGGCTGAGGCGGTGCATGCGCCAGCCGTGGCCGGAACCCCGGCGTCCGCCGTCAGGCCCGCAACCCGCGACGACACGCAAAGCGATGACGCCGACGCCATCGCGCCACCGCACGACCCCGACATGGCGCCGCAAGGCCTGGGCCAATTGCTGACCGAGCTGGCTGCCATCTGGCACGACTACCGTTCGCGAGTATGGCGCACGCCGGTGGTGCGCCGGCTGCGCAACCGCCAATTCCAGACGGCCGACTACCTGAACTGGATGGAGAACTGGATTCCGCAGGTGCGCGAAGGCAGCAAGTGGATGCGCGAGGGCGCGGCATCGCTGACGGAGCAATACGCGCCGCTGGCCGCGCTGATCGACATGCATGCCGGCGAAGAACAGAACGACTTTCAGATTCTGTTCCAGGACTACCGCACGGCGGGCGGCGTGGTCGACAACATCGACGCGCTGCGCCGCAACCCGGGTGGCGAGGCGTTGAACGCCTATCTGCACGGACTGGCCGCCACGCGCGACCCGATCGGCCTGCTGGGCGCCATCTACATCATCGAGGGTACGGGCCAGCGCATCGTGCCGGCGCTGCTGCCCTTGTTGAAAGCCAGCCTGAAGCTACCGCCCGATGCATTCCGCTTTCTGGAGTACCACGGCCACAACGATGAGCATCACCTGGCGCGTTGGTTGTCGGCGGTGGAATTGGCGCTGGATTGCGACGAGGACGGCCGCGCCGAACAGCGCATCGTGGACACCGCGCGCCGCACTGCCGCGCTGTATCTGATGCAGTTCCACCACGTCATGGAGGGCGATGCGGCATGA
- a CDS encoding fatty acid desaturase, whose amino-acid sequence MPSSAENLLAAKLSVRRRLPSLRNRRDWQSLAYLAALPALAVWQWVYGFWWPLYALMLFLTLGIGVIHHNHTHIRMWRGRWTNRATDFWITLLQGHPTFVFYPAHVANHHRYKHGARDVARTYRFGGDTNHLWGYLLHPLQAGWVLYPLFFAWLGRLRRHWPGAWRYCLAQYGAWLGLWGGLLAVNPIKALVLVIVPQLHGLHWLLATNYLQHAHADGGPRHAAGLNYARNFEGLVNPLLFNIGLHTAHHEHPRAHWSELTRLHREHYRASVDPALNERGLLPYMCRVFVLAAFMPRLRSRSRMAPEHVR is encoded by the coding sequence ATGCCTTCCAGCGCAGAGAATCTGTTGGCGGCAAAGCTTAGCGTTCGGCGCCGCCTGCCGTCGCTGCGTAACCGGCGCGACTGGCAAAGCCTGGCTTATCTGGCCGCGCTGCCCGCGCTGGCGGTGTGGCAATGGGTGTACGGATTCTGGTGGCCGCTTTACGCGCTGATGCTTTTTTTGACGCTGGGTATCGGCGTCATTCATCACAACCACACGCATATCCGCATGTGGCGCGGTCGCTGGACCAATCGCGCCACCGATTTCTGGATCACGCTGCTGCAAGGGCACCCCACGTTTGTGTTCTATCCGGCGCATGTGGCCAACCACCACCGGTACAAGCATGGCGCGCGCGACGTCGCGCGCACGTATCGCTTTGGTGGCGACACGAATCACCTTTGGGGCTATCTGCTTCACCCGCTACAGGCGGGCTGGGTGCTGTACCCGCTGTTCTTCGCGTGGCTGGGCCGACTGCGCCGCCACTGGCCTGGCGCCTGGCGTTATTGCCTGGCGCAGTACGGCGCGTGGCTGGGCTTGTGGGGCGGGCTGCTGGCGGTGAACCCCATCAAGGCGCTGGTGCTGGTGATCGTGCCGCAGTTGCACGGATTGCACTGGCTGCTGGCCACGAATTACTTGCAGCATGCGCATGCTGATGGCGGGCCGCGCCACGCGGCCGGCCTGAACTACGCGCGCAATTTCGAAGGGTTGGTCAACCCGTTGCTGTTCAATATCGGCCTGCACACCGCGCATCACGAGCATCCGCGCGCGCATTGGTCCGAACTGACCCGGCTGCATCGCGAGCACTATCGCGCGAGCGTCGACCCGGCACTTAACGAACGTGGGCTGCTGCCCTATATGTGCCGTGTCTTCGTGCTGGCGGCGTTCATGCCGCGTTTGCGCAGTCGTTCCCGCATGGCGCCCGAGCATGTCCGCTAG
- a CDS encoding sterol desaturase family protein: protein MAQAFEALSAWQVMLAGLLFFGGIYLAFGAATWLLTQHVLPALGMGRPLDPRPLGPGQMRRELAQSGLSILLFGTGMIFPWGLLQLGWAHLDPNPSWQKVVVEILVLVAWNDVHFWVNHRLLHTKPLRRFHLPHHRSVVTTPFSTYSFHPVEALMLGNVILLPMVLHDFSFWALASVPLFSLFFNCIGHANYDFFPKVSYAHWFAASRRHHLHHACYNGNYGFQFTFMDRLFRTRLQAEAAAPQLDAFQRRESVGGKA, encoded by the coding sequence ATGGCTCAAGCATTTGAAGCCTTGTCCGCGTGGCAGGTGATGCTGGCGGGGCTGCTGTTCTTCGGCGGCATCTATCTTGCCTTTGGCGCGGCCACCTGGCTGCTGACCCAGCACGTGTTGCCGGCGCTGGGCATGGGGCGACCGCTGGACCCGCGCCCGCTGGGGCCCGGGCAGATGCGGCGCGAGCTTGCGCAATCCGGCTTGTCCATCCTGCTGTTCGGCACGGGCATGATCTTTCCCTGGGGCTTGCTGCAACTGGGTTGGGCGCATCTGGACCCGAACCCAAGCTGGCAGAAAGTGGTGGTGGAAATCCTGGTGCTGGTCGCCTGGAACGATGTCCATTTCTGGGTGAACCACCGGCTGTTGCACACCAAGCCGCTGCGCCGCTTTCACTTGCCGCATCACCGGTCGGTAGTGACCACGCCATTCTCGACCTACAGCTTCCACCCGGTCGAAGCGCTGATGCTGGGCAACGTGATCTTGCTGCCCATGGTGCTGCACGATTTCAGTTTCTGGGCGCTGGCGTCGGTGCCGCTGTTCAGCCTGTTCTTCAATTGCATTGGGCACGCCAATTACGATTTTTTCCCCAAGGTGTCCTACGCGCATTGGTTCGCCGCCAGCCGGCGCCACCATCTGCACCACGCTTGCTACAACGGCAATTACGGCTTCCAGTTCACCTTCATGGACCGCTTGTTCCGCACCCGCCTGCAAGCCGAGGCCGCGGCTCCCCAGCTGGATGCCTTCCAGCGCAGAGAATCTGTTGGCGGCAAAGCTTAG
- the dapA gene encoding 4-hydroxy-tetrahydrodipicolinate synthase, whose product MSIQQSVFQGVWVPLVTPFSGGAVDGGALRRLVRHYAAAGVDGLVVCGSTGEAASLDDAEQLAVLDAVLIEAGRLPVIMGLAGNHQGHVLQRLSAFGTRPLAGILAPAPYYVRAGQEGAAAYFRCLADASRFPLVLYDIPYRTGTTLDTSTLLSLAAHPNIAAIKDCGGSLDKTLALIADGQMSVLAGEDLQTLSVLCLGGAGMIAAAAHVRPDLFVAMYQAVRAQQLDLARRLFHALAPVIRLAFEEPNPGPLKAQLGRLGLLTEELRQPMPAASAALAARLDAAVAGLNRQFPCQ is encoded by the coding sequence ATGTCTATTCAACAATCTGTGTTCCAAGGCGTCTGGGTGCCGCTGGTGACGCCGTTTTCCGGCGGGGCCGTCGACGGCGGCGCCTTGCGCCGCCTGGTGCGCCACTATGCCGCCGCGGGTGTGGACGGGCTGGTCGTGTGTGGCAGCACGGGCGAGGCCGCGTCACTGGACGACGCCGAGCAATTGGCGGTGCTGGACGCCGTGTTGATTGAAGCCGGCCGGCTGCCCGTCATCATGGGCCTGGCCGGCAACCACCAGGGGCATGTGCTGCAACGCCTGTCGGCCTTTGGCACCCGGCCGCTGGCGGGCATTCTGGCGCCCGCGCCGTACTACGTGCGGGCCGGGCAAGAAGGGGCCGCCGCCTATTTCCGCTGCCTGGCCGATGCTTCGCGCTTTCCCCTGGTGCTCTACGACATTCCGTACCGCACGGGCACCACGCTGGACACATCGACCTTGTTGTCGCTGGCCGCGCATCCGAACATTGCCGCGATCAAGGATTGCGGCGGATCCCTGGACAAGACGCTCGCCCTGATCGCTGATGGTCAGATGAGCGTGCTGGCGGGCGAAGACCTGCAAACCTTGTCCGTGCTGTGCCTGGGCGGCGCCGGCATGATCGCCGCCGCCGCGCATGTACGGCCTGATCTGTTCGTGGCCATGTACCAGGCGGTGCGCGCGCAGCAGTTGGACTTGGCGCGCCGGCTGTTCCATGCCTTGGCGCCGGTGATCCGGCTGGCTTTCGAAGAACCCAACCCCGGCCCGCTGAAGGCGCAGCTTGGGCGCCTGGGTCTCTTGACCGAAGAACTGCGGCAGCCGATGCCGGCCGCCAGCGCGGCCTTGGCGGCGCGCCTGGACGCAGCCGTTGCAGGCCTGAACCGCCAGTTTCCTTGCCAGTAG
- a CDS encoding GAF domain-containing protein, with protein MFEAAPIVAESKSALYAELVAQARALLEGEPDRIANAANLSALAYQALPDLNWAGFYFFDGTELVLGPFQGKPACVRIPLDRGVCGAAASQRQTQLVPDVHAFPGHIACDAASRSEIVVPLVHQGELIGVWDVDSPVPDRFDEDDRQGMQALCAVFLASLG; from the coding sequence ATGTTCGAAGCCGCCCCTATCGTTGCCGAATCCAAGTCCGCCCTGTATGCCGAATTGGTGGCGCAGGCCCGCGCGCTGCTGGAAGGCGAGCCCGACCGCATCGCCAATGCCGCCAACCTGAGCGCGCTGGCCTATCAAGCCTTGCCCGATCTGAACTGGGCGGGCTTTTATTTCTTTGATGGCACCGAGCTGGTTCTTGGACCCTTCCAGGGCAAGCCGGCCTGCGTGCGGATTCCCTTGGATCGCGGCGTGTGCGGCGCGGCCGCGAGCCAACGGCAGACGCAGTTGGTGCCCGACGTGCATGCCTTCCCCGGCCACATCGCTTGCGACGCCGCGTCGCGTTCGGAAATCGTGGTGCCGCTGGTGCATCAGGGCGAATTGATCGGCGTGTGGGATGTGGACAGCCCGGTGCCGGATCGTTTTGACGAAGACGACCGCCAAGGCATGCAGGCGCTGTGCGCCGTGTTCCTGGCCAGCCTGGGTTAA
- a CDS encoding PLP-dependent aminotransferase family protein: MDKPLEPAFSFSERAQQLTSSAIREILKVTERPEVISFAGGLPAPGGFPVEVVRAAFDKVLATNGRAALQYGPTEGFAPLRQWVADDLNRAGANVAADQILIVSGSQQALDLLGKVLIDKDSKVLVEDPSYLGALQSFSLYQPKFVPVPTDEGGLIPEAITPELADGARFLYALPNFQNPTGRTLNLERRIALVKRAAELNLTIVEDDPYGELRYAGEPQPGLIALAAEYGANVVRLGTFSKVLAPGLRLGYIAGARSLINKLVQAKQATDLHTPTLTQMAVYEIVKDGFLEEHLPNVREIYRAQGSCMLDAIKQEFPSTVTWTKPEGGMFIWLTLPEHMDSTKLLEKAIAQNVAFVPGAPFYSGAGKPNTLRLSFATVPEDKIRTGIAILGKLLKEYTA, from the coding sequence ATGGACAAGCCTCTCGAACCTGCGTTTTCCTTTTCGGAACGCGCCCAGCAACTTACCAGCTCCGCCATCCGCGAGATCCTCAAGGTCACCGAGCGCCCCGAAGTCATTTCGTTCGCTGGCGGCCTGCCCGCGCCCGGCGGCTTCCCGGTAGAAGTGGTACGTGCTGCGTTCGACAAGGTATTGGCCACCAACGGCCGCGCGGCTTTGCAATACGGCCCCACCGAAGGTTTTGCACCGCTGCGTCAATGGGTTGCCGACGACCTGAACCGCGCGGGCGCCAACGTCGCCGCCGACCAGATCCTGATCGTTTCGGGTTCGCAGCAGGCGCTGGACCTGCTGGGCAAAGTGCTAATCGACAAGGACAGCAAGGTGCTGGTCGAAGACCCCAGCTACCTGGGCGCCCTGCAATCGTTCAGCCTGTACCAGCCGAAGTTCGTACCGGTGCCCACCGATGAAGGCGGCCTCATCCCCGAAGCCATCACGCCTGAACTGGCTGACGGCGCACGCTTCCTGTACGCGCTGCCCAACTTCCAGAACCCCACGGGCCGCACGCTGAACCTGGAGCGCCGCATCGCGCTGGTCAAGCGCGCCGCCGAACTGAACCTGACCATCGTTGAAGACGACCCCTACGGCGAACTGCGCTATGCAGGCGAGCCGCAGCCGGGCCTGATCGCGCTGGCCGCCGAATACGGCGCCAACGTCGTTCGCCTGGGCACGTTCTCGAAGGTGCTGGCCCCCGGCCTGCGCCTGGGCTACATCGCCGGCGCGCGCTCGCTGATCAACAAGCTGGTGCAGGCCAAGCAAGCCACCGACCTGCACACGCCCACGCTGACGCAGATGGCCGTGTACGAAATCGTCAAGGACGGCTTCCTGGAAGAGCATCTGCCCAACGTGCGCGAAATCTACCGCGCCCAAGGCAGCTGCATGCTGGACGCGATCAAACAGGAATTCCCGTCCACCGTCACCTGGACCAAGCCGGAAGGCGGCATGTTCATCTGGCTGACGCTGCCCGAACACATGGACAGCACCAAGCTGCTGGAAAAGGCCATCGCGCAAAACGTGGCCTTCGTGCCCGGCGCGCCGTTCTACAGCGGCGCGGGCAAACCGAACACGCTGCGCCTGAGCTTCGCCACCGTGCCGGAAGACAAGATCCGCACGGGCATCGCCATCCTGGGCAAGCTGCTCAAGGAATACACGGCATAA
- the ubiA gene encoding 4-hydroxybenzoate octaprenyltransferase, translating into MSASQQPPVDLSDIVFTDWVERWLPKSWRPYARLCRLDRPIGTWLTLLPAIAALVQSAGGLPDLQRLVVFSLGALLMRGIGCTVNDMCDRNFDKHVERTRFRPLTSGQLSMKNAVWFLVGQLLVCGSLLFFLNEMSRWLALAVLPFVFIYPLCKRVTYWPQVVLGICFNWGMLMAWSDTQNVVPLAAIAMWLGAVLWQVGYDSIYAYVDVRDDRSLGLHSTAMRFGDQGKLWIGGFYAATVVLWAWGGHAMGLSWAYQVGMAAVAVHLAWQLKVFDIQRPDRNFMLFRANLWLGALLVAAALAGTLIR; encoded by the coding sequence GTGAGCGCCTCGCAACAACCTCCCGTCGATCTCAGCGACATCGTTTTCACCGACTGGGTCGAACGCTGGCTCCCGAAGTCGTGGCGGCCCTACGCCCGCCTGTGCCGCCTGGATCGGCCCATCGGCACGTGGCTGACGCTGCTGCCAGCCATCGCCGCGCTGGTTCAGTCCGCGGGCGGGCTGCCCGACCTGCAACGACTGGTCGTCTTTTCGCTGGGCGCGCTGCTGATGCGCGGCATCGGCTGCACCGTCAACGACATGTGCGACCGCAACTTCGACAAGCACGTCGAACGCACGCGCTTCCGTCCACTGACCAGCGGGCAGTTGTCGATGAAGAACGCCGTGTGGTTCCTGGTGGGCCAGTTGCTGGTCTGCGGGTCACTGCTGTTTTTCCTGAACGAGATGAGCCGCTGGCTGGCCTTGGCCGTGCTGCCTTTCGTCTTCATCTACCCACTGTGCAAGCGCGTCACATACTGGCCGCAAGTGGTGCTGGGCATCTGCTTTAACTGGGGCATGCTGATGGCCTGGTCCGACACGCAGAACGTGGTGCCGCTGGCCGCCATCGCGATGTGGCTGGGCGCGGTGCTTTGGCAGGTGGGCTACGACAGCATCTACGCCTATGTTGACGTGCGCGATGACCGCAGCCTGGGCCTGCACTCCACCGCCATGCGCTTTGGCGACCAGGGCAAGCTGTGGATCGGCGGCTTCTACGCCGCCACCGTCGTGCTGTGGGCCTGGGGTGGCCACGCCATGGGGCTGTCGTGGGCGTATCAGGTGGGGATGGCCGCCGTGGCGGTGCATCTGGCGTGGCAGTTGAAGGTGTTCGACATCCAGCGGCCCGACCGCAATTTCATGCTGTTTCGCGCCAACCTGTGGCTGGGCGCGCTGCTGGTTGCGGCGGCGTTGGCGGGCACGCTGATCCGCTAG